The Roseicyclus marinus genome has a segment encoding these proteins:
- a CDS encoding copper chaperone PCu(A)C: protein MSFKSILFAGALAALPNLSLAQVQVTDPYARAASPMAISGAAFMAVTNTGDSDDRLVGVTSDIADRVELHTHIQNADGVMRMVELEDGIPLPAGETVLLERGGLHVMLLGLRQPLAHGDEITVTLEFETAAPLTVTVPVDLDRMPAHGGGMQHGQGHGQGHGHGG from the coding sequence ATGTCCTTCAAATCCATCCTGTTCGCAGGCGCGCTTGCCGCCCTGCCCAACCTGTCCCTCGCCCAAGTGCAGGTGACCGACCCCTATGCCCGCGCCGCCAGCCCGATGGCGATCTCGGGCGCGGCCTTCATGGCCGTGACGAACACCGGCGACAGCGATGACCGCCTCGTCGGCGTGACCTCCGACATCGCGGACCGCGTCGAATTGCACACCCATATCCAGAACGCGGATGGCGTGATGCGGATGGTCGAGCTGGAAGACGGCATTCCGCTTCCCGCAGGCGAAACCGTGCTTCTGGAACGCGGCGGCCTGCATGTGATGTTGCTTGGCCTGCGCCAGCCGCTTGCCCATGGCGACGAGATCACCGTGACGCTCGAATTCGAAACCGCAGCCCCCCTGACCGTGACCGTGCCCGTCGATCTCGACCGCATGCCCGCCCATGGCGGCGGCATGCAGCACGGCCAGGGCCATGGTCAGGGCCACGGCCACGGCGGCTGA